A stretch of the Nitratifractor salsuginis DSM 16511 genome encodes the following:
- a CDS encoding F0F1 ATP synthase subunit delta — translation MKELIAKRYAKALSEIVGVEKLPEILATLEALESLFSREETEEILRSPLVSRDEKYRLFIEPLKGKIDENLFRLLEIMNEKGRLDLLPTLTGILDREIKRIENHYSGTVEADKKLPKKKMESLEKVLSRYSGAKIDLKQSDKTCDGLKVAVDDLGLELNVSRARIKSELLDFIQRAL, via the coding sequence ATGAAAGAACTGATCGCAAAAAGATACGCCAAAGCACTGAGTGAGATTGTCGGGGTCGAGAAACTTCCCGAGATTCTGGCGACACTGGAGGCCCTCGAATCTCTCTTCAGCCGGGAAGAGACCGAGGAGATTCTCCGCTCGCCCCTGGTAAGCCGTGACGAAAAGTATCGTCTCTTCATCGAGCCGCTCAAAGGTAAGATCGATGAGAATCTCTTCCGTCTCCTGGAGATAATGAACGAGAAGGGAAGGCTGGATCTTCTTCCCACACTTACCGGGATCCTTGATCGTGAAATCAAACGGATCGAGAATCATTACAGCGGAACGGTCGAAGCGGACAAAAAGCTTCCGAAAAAGAAAATGGAGAGCCTCGAAAAGGTTCTCTCCCGTTACAGCGGAGCGAAGATCGATCTGAAACAGAGCGACAAGACGTGTGACGGTTTGAAAGTAGCGGTGGATGACCTGGGTCTGGAATTGAACGTTTCCAGAGCACGGATCAAATCTGAACTTCTGGATTTTATCCAGAGAGCCCTCTAA